A part of Candidatus Manganitrophaceae bacterium genomic DNA contains:
- a CDS encoding SurA N-terminal domain-containing protein yields MKRPASCLGPLLPPVFLFLLLTGCWQQKPSPMLATVALVNDEPITFQELQMELSESNEKGTQGLEATEQEKEALKRRLLEQLIERKMLLQEAKRLKIDLKEGEMQERLAEIRDNMDEEAFLRFLAERRLTKEAWENTARETLLIEKLLNQLVGDQISLPDDELMQYYNGHLEEWHLPEQVKLRQVLVPTEDEAKTLHGTLAAGADFNETARTHASSEFGEGGDLGYRTAAELPVEFEPLFKAEVGFVSDIIKSPFGYHIVKVEDRQPARTLPFDDVKERIYQTLLEEKREVLFSRWFDNIRRKTEVKINEELLHKFS; encoded by the coding sequence ATGAAGCGACCGGCGTCGTGCCTGGGACCGCTCCTCCCCCCCGTTTTTCTCTTTCTGCTTCTCACTGGCTGCTGGCAGCAGAAACCCTCTCCGATGCTGGCGACGGTGGCGCTGGTCAACGACGAGCCGATCACCTTTCAAGAGCTCCAGATGGAGCTCTCCGAATCGAATGAAAAAGGGACGCAAGGGCTGGAGGCGACCGAGCAAGAAAAAGAGGCGTTGAAGCGGCGCCTGCTGGAGCAGCTGATCGAGCGGAAGATGCTCCTGCAAGAAGCGAAACGGCTGAAGATCGATCTGAAGGAAGGAGAGATGCAGGAGCGGCTGGCCGAGATCCGCGACAACATGGACGAGGAGGCGTTTCTCCGCTTTCTCGCCGAACGGCGGCTGACGAAAGAAGCGTGGGAGAACACGGCTCGCGAGACGCTCCTGATCGAAAAATTGCTGAATCAGCTCGTCGGCGATCAGATTTCGCTACCAGACGACGAGCTGATGCAGTATTATAACGGCCATCTGGAAGAGTGGCATCTGCCGGAGCAGGTCAAGCTGCGGCAGGTTCTCGTCCCGACGGAGGACGAGGCGAAGACGCTCCACGGCACCCTCGCTGCAGGAGCGGACTTCAACGAGACCGCCCGGACCCATGCCTCCTCCGAATTCGGAGAGGGGGGGGATTTGGGCTATCGGACGGCGGCCGAGTTGCCGGTCGAATTCGAGCCGCTCTTCAAGGCGGAGGTCGGATTTGTCAGTGACATCATCAAATCCCCCTTCGGCTATCACATCGTGAAGGTGGAAGACCGTCAGCCGGCCCGGACCCTTCCTTTCGACGATGTGAAAGAGCGGATCTATCAGACCCTCTTGGAAGAGAAGCGGGAAGTCCTCTTCTCCCGCTGGTTCGACAATATCCGCCGCAAAACGGAGGTCAAGATCAATGAAGAGCTGCTTCACAAATTTTCTTAA
- a CDS encoding YihA family ribosome biogenesis GTP-binding protein yields MKLTSVEYVKGAPRIEECPKVLLPEVAFVGRSNVGKSSLINLLLQQRMAHVSGTPGKTQLIHFYLINRIFHFVDLPGYGYARAPRSVKEQWGPMVEDYLFQREQLRGIVFLIDLRHPDAELDHKMKEWLDHFQRETLYVATKADKINRGQRKTQIDAVKVSYGISDLIVTSVETREGRDDLWREIERMALGGKRG; encoded by the coding sequence ATGAAGCTGACGTCGGTCGAATATGTCAAAGGGGCGCCCCGGATCGAAGAGTGCCCCAAGGTGCTGCTGCCGGAGGTGGCGTTTGTCGGGCGCTCCAACGTCGGGAAGTCGTCGCTGATCAATCTCCTTCTACAACAGAGAATGGCGCATGTCTCCGGCACGCCGGGGAAGACGCAGCTGATCCACTTCTATCTGATCAATCGCATCTTTCACTTTGTCGATCTCCCCGGCTATGGCTACGCCCGGGCGCCGCGCTCGGTAAAAGAGCAGTGGGGGCCGATGGTGGAAGATTACCTCTTTCAGCGCGAGCAGCTCCGCGGGATCGTTTTTCTCATCGACCTTCGACATCCCGATGCCGAGCTCGACCATAAAATGAAAGAGTGGCTCGACCATTTCCAGCGGGAGACCCTCTACGTCGCCACCAAGGCCGACAAAATCAACCGAGGACAGCGGAAGACCCAGATCGATGCGGTCAAAGTGTCGTATGGCATTTCCGATCTGATTGTCACCTCCGTGGAGACCCGAGAGGGGCGGGACGATCTTTGGCGGGAGATCGAGCGGATGGCGCTCGGAGGAAAGCGGGGTTGA
- the rfaE2 gene encoding D-glycero-beta-D-manno-heptose 1-phosphate adenylyltransferase, which translates to MKLAKEISLATLQKKIRALQKQGKKIVFTNGCFDLLHVGHVRYLSMARALGDCLIVAVNSDASVRRLKGPTRPIVPHRERLEVLSALACIDYLILFSDNTPGRVIDTLIPDILVKGGDWSLNEIVGRETVERQGGKVIRIKTVAGASTTNLIERILSRAGRG; encoded by the coding sequence GTGAAATTGGCAAAAGAGATCAGCCTCGCCACCCTTCAAAAAAAGATCCGCGCGCTCCAGAAGCAAGGAAAGAAGATCGTCTTCACGAACGGCTGCTTCGATCTTCTCCACGTCGGACATGTCCGGTATCTGTCCATGGCCCGGGCGTTGGGCGACTGCCTCATCGTTGCCGTCAACTCAGACGCCTCGGTTCGCCGTTTGAAAGGTCCGACCCGCCCGATCGTCCCCCATCGAGAGCGGCTCGAGGTCCTCTCCGCGCTCGCTTGCATCGACTATCTCATCCTCTTTAGCGACAACACCCCCGGCCGGGTCATCGACACCCTGATCCCGGACATCTTGGTCAAGGGGGGCGATTGGAGCCTCAATGAGATCGTCGGACGGGAGACGGTGGAACGGCAGGGCGGCAAAGTGATCCGGATCAAGACGGTCGCCGGCGCCTCCACCACGAACCTCATCGAGCGCATCCTCAGCCGAGCCGGCCGGGGATGA
- the glgX gene encoding glycogen debranching protein GlgX codes for MKKKLWPGRSYPLGATWDGDGTNFALFSENATGVELCLYNDVYDKDASATIRLREQTDQVWHGYLPGIGPGQLYGFRVHGPYKPEEGQRFNATKVLLDPYAKAISGNIQWSERLFAYPLGNPDADLKMDDWDNADSVPKSVVIDATFDWGDDRLLRTPWHKTIIYEVHVKGFTMLHPEIDEKIRGTYAGLASEPSIRYLKELGVTAVELLPIHHHVDDMYLTEKGLVNYWGYNSIGFFAPDFRYAASNERGSQVQEFKQMVKALHAAGIEVILDVVYNHTAEGNHLGPTLSFRGIDNLAYYKTVPGQPRYYMDYTGCGNSLNMNHPRTLQLIMDSLRYFVNEMHVDGFRFDLASTLARELHDVDRLAAFFDIIHQDPVLSQVKLIAEPWDVGNGGYQVGNFPVLWTEWNGKYRDTVRRYWKGDDSLISEMGWRLTGSSDLYQHNGRRPYASINFITAHDGFTLNDLVSYNEKHNIANGEENRDGVNENYSWNCGAEGPTDNPEIIALREQQKRNFLATLFLSQGVPMLLGGDEVGRTQQGNNNTYCQDSPIAWHHWEWGKRDKELLEFTKKLIQIRREHRIFRRRKYFSGRKIRGTGVKDIAWFRPDGEEMTDNEWNSAFVKVVGLRLVGEKMDEPDEEGNPIHDDSFLILMNAHHEPIQFILPKEPQPVLREVMLDTTTPDRKAERFKSGEVFSLPGRALILFKRVEG; via the coding sequence ATGAAGAAAAAACTCTGGCCGGGCCGCTCGTATCCGCTGGGAGCCACCTGGGACGGCGACGGGACCAACTTCGCCCTCTTTTCCGAAAATGCCACCGGTGTTGAGCTCTGCCTTTATAACGATGTCTATGACAAAGATGCCTCCGCAACCATCCGCCTCCGCGAGCAGACCGATCAGGTCTGGCACGGCTATCTTCCCGGGATCGGGCCGGGGCAGCTTTACGGATTCCGGGTCCATGGTCCGTACAAGCCTGAGGAGGGGCAGCGGTTTAATGCCACGAAGGTTCTCCTCGATCCCTATGCCAAGGCGATCTCCGGAAACATTCAATGGAGCGAGCGGCTCTTTGCCTACCCGCTGGGAAATCCCGATGCCGACCTAAAAATGGACGACTGGGACAATGCCGACAGCGTTCCGAAGAGTGTCGTGATCGATGCGACGTTTGATTGGGGAGACGACCGCCTGCTGCGGACCCCCTGGCACAAGACGATTATTTATGAGGTCCATGTGAAGGGCTTCACCATGCTTCACCCTGAGATCGACGAGAAAATCCGCGGCACCTATGCGGGGCTTGCTTCCGAGCCGTCGATCCGTTACCTGAAAGAGTTGGGGGTCACGGCGGTCGAGCTCCTTCCGATTCACCATCATGTCGACGACATGTACCTGACCGAGAAGGGGCTGGTGAACTACTGGGGCTATAACTCGATCGGCTTCTTCGCCCCCGACTTCCGTTATGCCGCTTCCAACGAACGGGGAAGCCAGGTTCAGGAGTTCAAGCAGATGGTCAAGGCGCTCCATGCCGCCGGGATCGAGGTGATCTTGGATGTCGTCTACAACCACACCGCCGAAGGGAATCATCTCGGGCCGACCCTCTCCTTTCGCGGCATCGACAACCTCGCCTACTACAAAACCGTTCCCGGCCAGCCACGCTACTACATGGATTATACCGGCTGCGGCAACAGCCTGAACATGAACCACCCCCGGACCCTGCAGCTGATCATGGACTCGCTTCGCTACTTCGTCAATGAGATGCATGTCGACGGGTTTCGATTCGACCTCGCCAGCACCCTCGCGCGGGAGCTTCACGATGTCGATCGGCTCGCCGCCTTCTTCGACATCATCCATCAAGACCCGGTTCTCTCTCAGGTAAAGCTGATCGCCGAACCGTGGGATGTCGGCAACGGCGGCTACCAGGTCGGCAACTTCCCGGTTCTCTGGACCGAGTGGAACGGGAAATACCGCGACACCGTCCGCCGCTATTGGAAGGGGGATGACAGCTTGATCTCGGAGATGGGCTGGCGGCTCACCGGCTCCAGCGACCTCTATCAGCACAACGGCCGGCGGCCGTATGCGAGCATCAACTTTATCACGGCGCACGACGGTTTTACCCTCAACGACCTCGTCAGCTACAACGAGAAACACAACATCGCGAACGGCGAGGAAAACCGGGATGGGGTGAATGAGAACTACAGCTGGAACTGCGGGGCGGAAGGACCGACCGACAATCCCGAAATCATCGCGCTTCGGGAACAGCAGAAGCGGAATTTCCTGGCGACCCTCTTTCTCTCGCAAGGGGTGCCGATGCTCCTCGGCGGGGATGAGGTCGGCCGGACGCAGCAGGGGAACAACAATACCTACTGCCAAGACAGCCCGATCGCCTGGCATCATTGGGAGTGGGGAAAACGGGACAAGGAGCTGTTGGAATTTACCAAGAAGCTGATCCAAATCCGCCGAGAGCATCGGATCTTCCGACGGCGGAAATATTTCTCGGGAAGAAAGATCCGCGGCACCGGGGTCAAAGACATCGCCTGGTTCCGGCCCGACGGCGAGGAGATGACCGACAACGAGTGGAACAGCGCCTTCGTCAAGGTGGTGGGACTCCGCCTGGTCGGCGAAAAGATGGATGAACCGGATGAGGAGGGAAACCCGATCCATGACGACAGCTTCCTCATCCTGATGAACGCCCACCATGAGCCGATTCAATTCATCCTTCCCAAAGAGCCGCAGCCGGTCCTCCGAGAGGTCATGCTCGACACCACGACCCCCGACCGGAAAGCGGAACGGTTCAAAAGCGGGGAGGTCTTCTCCCTGCCCGGCCGGGCGCTCATTTTATTCAAACGGGTCGAGGGGTAA
- a CDS encoding peptidylprolyl isomerase yields the protein MKSCFTNFLNRLLLPILTGMLLSTSVEAASAVLIDRVVAVVNREAITQSDLDEAAQALKKQGLRVGGAETEKKEVEHDLLNQMIEQKLLLQEAKKKGIRVTDSELDLALKDIEERNRFQNRDALKQAVSQEGIPWDKYMDDLRNQLTSLKLMNREVDSNLLMTEEEIKAYYDSHPEQFQLPEQIRVKQILLRVPSEASADAVERKHQKATEVLTELKSGTDFERLVEQYSEGAERRNGGDLGFFKKGDLAPEIDRVIFSLKDGEVSPVIQTSLGFHLFKVQVPPELRKQPFEKVKKEIEEKLHNEKRNALRQKWMNDIWGHSFVEVK from the coding sequence ATGAAGAGCTGCTTCACAAATTTTCTTAATCGCCTTCTCTTGCCGATCCTGACGGGAATGCTCCTCTCTACCTCCGTAGAGGCCGCTTCGGCGGTGCTCATCGACCGGGTGGTGGCGGTGGTCAACCGCGAGGCGATCACACAAAGCGACCTGGATGAGGCGGCGCAGGCGCTAAAGAAGCAGGGGCTGCGCGTCGGCGGCGCGGAGACGGAGAAAAAAGAGGTCGAGCACGACCTGCTCAACCAGATGATCGAGCAGAAGCTGCTGTTGCAGGAAGCGAAGAAAAAGGGAATCCGCGTCACCGATTCCGAGCTCGATCTGGCACTGAAAGATATCGAAGAGCGAAACCGTTTTCAAAATCGCGATGCGCTGAAGCAGGCGGTCTCGCAGGAAGGAATTCCCTGGGATAAATATATGGACGACCTGCGAAATCAGCTGACCTCGCTGAAGCTGATGAACCGCGAGGTCGACTCGAACCTCCTGATGACGGAAGAGGAAATCAAAGCGTATTATGACAGCCACCCCGAGCAATTCCAACTTCCGGAGCAGATTCGGGTGAAGCAGATCCTCCTGCGGGTCCCGTCGGAGGCGTCAGCCGATGCGGTCGAGCGGAAACATCAGAAGGCAACGGAGGTTCTGACCGAGCTCAAATCGGGAACCGACTTCGAGCGGTTGGTTGAACAGTACAGCGAGGGCGCCGAGCGGCGCAACGGCGGCGACCTCGGATTCTTCAAAAAGGGAGACCTCGCCCCCGAGATCGATCGGGTGATCTTCTCCCTCAAAGATGGCGAGGTCAGTCCGGTCATCCAGACCTCGCTCGGCTTTCATCTCTTCAAAGTGCAAGTCCCCCCCGAACTTCGGAAGCAGCCGTTCGAGAAGGTCAAAAAAGAGATCGAAGAAAAACTCCACAACGAAAAACGAAACGCCCTCCGTCAAAAATGGATGAATGACATCTGGGGGCACTCGTTCGTCGAGGTAAAGTAG
- a CDS encoding glycogen debranching enzyme family protein: MSEPVFTFSWNREEGIEFLRGREWLVTNGLGGYASGTLLGIPTRRYHGYFIPNIPTQGRTVLLPLLDEEVLLSDRTIRLSGAEREDETLEGEGYSFLKEFRQEQMVPTWRFEIGGGILEKRITMPYLQNTVYVVYQWEGPGPLRMQIRPYIGFRGHDKPLQIEPRASLPVKFFEGCCEIRLPDEAPLLKLCLCPAGREFNFDEKASGTLFYRVERDRGHEALAQFYSPGFFPLELSPGEPVALVASTEGWDLLDIPPAALFEAERQRFEKLLNLAPPAARHGFAAQLVLAADQFIVLPGSRLDEHALARASGDMARTVIAGYHWFTDWGRDTMISLEGLTLCTGRHREAGAILRTFSHYLQEGLLPNLFPEGQRTALYHTVDATFWYFHAIDRYLQVTGDKETLRTLFPGLKSVIEHHLKGTHFGIGVDPSDGLIREGTPDLPLTWMDAKVGDWIVTPRRGKPVEIQALWYNTLRLMATWAEEMGESGEPYTALADRASQSFNVRFWYDAGGYLYDLIDGEGGDDPSLRPNQIFAISLRFPILNETRWKPVIDLVAEKLLTPFGLRSLDPGHKDYQARYFGDLRARDASYHQGTVWAWLIGPFFDAWRKVHGNGPQARALLKGFEAHLSESGVGTISEIFDAAPPHTGQGCIAQAWSVAEVLRAWLESEEKGQNSEAGRQKSG; this comes from the coding sequence ATGAGTGAGCCGGTCTTTACCTTCAGTTGGAACCGAGAAGAGGGGATTGAATTTCTTCGCGGGCGGGAATGGCTCGTGACGAATGGCCTCGGCGGCTATGCCTCCGGGACCCTCCTTGGAATTCCGACGCGCCGCTATCACGGCTATTTTATTCCCAATATTCCGACCCAGGGGCGGACAGTCCTCCTCCCCCTTCTCGATGAAGAGGTTCTCCTTTCCGATCGCACGATCCGGTTGTCCGGGGCGGAGCGGGAAGATGAAACGCTGGAAGGGGAGGGCTACTCTTTTCTAAAAGAGTTTCGGCAGGAACAAATGGTTCCAACTTGGCGGTTCGAGATCGGCGGCGGTATTTTGGAGAAGCGGATTACCATGCCGTATCTTCAGAATACGGTCTACGTCGTCTATCAGTGGGAGGGACCCGGCCCGCTTCGGATGCAGATCCGTCCTTATATCGGATTCCGCGGCCACGACAAGCCGCTGCAAATCGAGCCGCGCGCGTCGCTCCCGGTGAAATTTTTTGAAGGATGTTGCGAAATCCGACTGCCGGACGAGGCCCCCTTGCTCAAGCTTTGCCTCTGTCCTGCGGGGCGTGAGTTCAATTTTGACGAAAAGGCAAGTGGAACGCTTTTCTACCGCGTTGAGCGGGACCGTGGGCATGAAGCGCTCGCTCAATTCTACAGCCCCGGCTTTTTTCCGCTGGAGTTGAGCCCGGGCGAGCCGGTCGCCCTCGTCGCCAGCACCGAGGGATGGGATCTGCTCGATATTCCTCCCGCGGCGCTCTTCGAAGCCGAGCGACAGCGTTTTGAGAAACTTTTAAATCTCGCCCCGCCCGCCGCCCGACACGGTTTTGCCGCGCAGCTCGTCCTGGCGGCCGATCAGTTTATCGTCCTCCCCGGCAGCCGGCTGGATGAGCATGCGCTGGCGCGCGCCTCCGGGGACATGGCCCGGACGGTGATCGCCGGTTATCACTGGTTCACCGACTGGGGGCGCGATACGATGATCAGCCTGGAGGGGCTGACCCTCTGCACCGGGCGTCACCGGGAGGCGGGGGCGATCCTCCGGACCTTCTCACACTATTTGCAAGAGGGGCTGCTTCCCAACCTCTTTCCGGAGGGGCAGCGGACCGCGCTCTACCACACGGTCGATGCGACCTTCTGGTACTTTCACGCGATCGATCGCTACCTGCAGGTGACCGGCGATAAAGAGACGTTACGAACCCTCTTCCCCGGACTGAAATCGGTGATCGAACATCACCTCAAGGGGACGCATTTCGGAATCGGTGTCGATCCGAGCGACGGTCTAATCCGGGAGGGAACGCCCGACCTGCCGCTCACCTGGATGGATGCGAAGGTGGGAGACTGGATCGTGACCCCCCGTCGCGGCAAGCCGGTCGAAATCCAGGCCCTCTGGTATAACACGCTCCGGCTGATGGCGACCTGGGCGGAGGAAATGGGGGAGTCCGGGGAACCGTATACCGCGCTGGCCGATCGGGCATCTCAATCGTTCAACGTCCGCTTCTGGTATGACGCAGGGGGATATCTCTACGACCTGATCGATGGCGAGGGGGGGGATGATCCGAGCCTGCGGCCGAATCAGATCTTTGCCATTTCGCTTCGTTTCCCGATCCTCAATGAAACCCGCTGGAAGCCGGTGATCGATCTGGTTGCGGAAAAGCTCTTGACCCCGTTCGGCCTGCGAAGCCTCGATCCGGGCCACAAAGATTACCAGGCGCGCTATTTCGGAGACCTGCGCGCGCGCGATGCTTCTTATCACCAGGGGACGGTCTGGGCCTGGCTGATCGGCCCCTTCTTCGACGCCTGGAGAAAGGTCCATGGCAACGGGCCGCAGGCGCGGGCGCTCTTGAAAGGGTTTGAGGCGCATCTTTCGGAGAGCGGGGTGGGGACGATCAGCGAGATCTTCGATGCGGCCCCGCCGCATACCGGACAGGGCTGCATCGCGCAGGCCTGGAGCGTTGCGGAGGTCTTGCGCGCCTGGCTGGAGAGCGAGGAGAAAGGTCAGAATTCAGAAGCCGGGCGTCAGAAGTCGGGATAA
- the mfd gene encoding transcription-repair coupling factor, with the protein MIHQLQSPLFSPVLEAIGEGTTKIKTSGLWGSSEAFFLSRVVREGRSFCLVAPSHAQAERFHRELRFFLDLDAAAHPPSEILFFPPWDILPYEPSTPRPDWIAQRLATLHRLTENPTASVITSVEAFLQKVVSKSVIQERTFTLRTGETLSKETLIERLYQGGYEVVTSVTQPGELAFRGGIVDLSTPGAPQPVRIEFFGDEIESIRTFDPETQKSISPIDSVQVILGRENLFDPNFYRIPLIDYFPAGALLVLDEPDEVLQKGKRFLEEVEEGALFAARRNPKYPKTDELYLPLDFLLEADPGRTRLDLESLSLRQERNARRFSFDVRSIPSLGLGRPGQPFSEVMQTLDILRRDHLVVVAVRNETQLARFKHLFSDHDLPWGLWDPGQGAAATFPLPIYLTIGAVSEGFSIPEIKIAFLTEEALMGRAGAAPTRRTSSRRTKHKASGAGLLSSFEDLKPNDYIVHLDHGIGRYVGLKRLSIRQQERAPAYDSDFLVLEYAAKDKVYVPLNSLHLVQRYIGPEGNPPRLDRLGGTQWAKTKSRVQKEVQQIAEELLQLYAEREVVKGHPFAPPPSLSEEFAAAFEYEETPDQLRAIEEVLSDMEQPKPMDRLVCGDVGYGKTEVAMRAAFQAVMENKQVAMLVPTTLLAQQHYQNFANRFASFPVRVEVLSRFRSRKEQKEVVAELQKGGVDILIGTHRLLQKDIHFRDLGLVIIDEEHRFGVRAKERLKQLRKQVDVLTLTATPIPRTLQMALAQVRNLSVIETPPADRLAIRTILAPFDPTIIREAIFRELVRGGQVFFVHNRVHNIEQIGRFLADLVPEAKIAVAHGQMREPLLEEVMLKFQAKEYNLLLTTTIIESGIDIPSANTMIINDADRFGLAELYQLRGRVGRSDEQAYAYLLVREGRMLTEEARQRLQAIQEFTELGSGFRIAARDLEIRGAGNLLGQEQSGQIAAVGFELYLKMIEDAVQRIKGVAVEKEIEPALQFQLSAFIPDIYIPDTYQRLSIYKRLSSCEEVEEIDAIRGELEDRYGPLPEPVVHLLQIIQLKTMAKALRIVKIEEKERVLSFVFDESAQITENDLLRLMETLRNRIHFTSHYSFEIQIKNRAWEDLFLDVAHCLSTLQKGKK; encoded by the coding sequence ATGATTCACCAACTTCAATCTCCCCTCTTCTCGCCCGTGTTGGAAGCGATCGGAGAGGGAACCACTAAAATTAAGACGAGCGGCCTGTGGGGGTCGTCCGAAGCGTTCTTTCTCTCCCGCGTTGTCCGCGAAGGGAGATCGTTCTGTTTGGTCGCCCCTTCCCATGCACAGGCGGAGCGGTTCCATCGCGAGCTTCGATTCTTTCTCGATCTCGACGCCGCCGCCCATCCTCCATCGGAGATCCTCTTCTTTCCCCCGTGGGATATCTTGCCGTACGAGCCGTCGACGCCCCGGCCCGACTGGATTGCGCAGCGCCTGGCGACACTCCACCGACTGACGGAGAACCCGACCGCGTCGGTCATTACCTCCGTTGAAGCGTTCTTACAGAAGGTCGTCTCCAAATCGGTCATTCAAGAAAGAACCTTCACCCTCCGAACAGGAGAGACCCTCTCGAAAGAGACCCTGATCGAGCGGCTCTATCAAGGGGGCTATGAAGTCGTTACCAGTGTGACGCAGCCGGGTGAGCTCGCCTTTCGCGGCGGGATCGTCGATCTCTCGACGCCGGGCGCGCCCCAGCCGGTCCGGATTGAATTCTTCGGCGATGAGATCGAATCGATCCGAACGTTCGATCCGGAGACGCAGAAATCGATCTCACCGATCGATTCGGTTCAGGTGATCCTCGGGCGGGAAAATCTCTTCGACCCGAACTTCTACCGGATCCCATTAATCGACTACTTCCCCGCCGGCGCGCTCCTGGTGCTGGATGAGCCCGACGAGGTCTTGCAGAAAGGAAAGCGTTTTCTGGAAGAGGTTGAAGAGGGGGCGCTCTTTGCCGCCCGCCGAAATCCCAAATACCCCAAGACCGACGAGCTCTATCTTCCGCTTGATTTCTTGTTGGAGGCCGACCCGGGGCGGACCCGACTCGATCTCGAGTCGCTCTCCCTGCGGCAGGAGCGCAACGCCCGGCGCTTTTCGTTCGATGTCCGGTCGATCCCTTCGCTTGGATTGGGACGCCCCGGGCAGCCTTTCTCCGAAGTGATGCAGACGCTCGATATTCTCCGCCGAGACCACCTCGTCGTCGTGGCGGTTCGGAATGAAACCCAGCTCGCCCGGTTCAAGCACCTCTTCTCCGACCACGACCTTCCCTGGGGGCTCTGGGATCCGGGCCAAGGCGCGGCGGCGACCTTTCCGCTGCCGATCTATCTCACTATCGGCGCCGTCTCGGAAGGCTTCTCGATTCCGGAGATCAAAATTGCGTTTTTAACCGAAGAGGCGCTGATGGGACGGGCTGGCGCCGCGCCGACACGGCGCACCTCCTCCCGCCGCACTAAGCACAAGGCGTCGGGCGCCGGGCTTCTCTCCTCGTTCGAGGATTTGAAGCCGAACGATTATATCGTTCATCTCGACCATGGGATCGGCCGGTATGTCGGCTTGAAGCGCCTCTCGATCCGGCAGCAGGAGCGGGCGCCGGCGTACGATTCCGATTTTCTCGTTCTGGAATATGCGGCCAAGGATAAAGTTTACGTCCCGCTCAACTCGCTGCACCTCGTCCAGCGCTACATCGGACCGGAGGGAAACCCGCCGCGGCTCGACCGGCTCGGAGGGACACAGTGGGCGAAGACCAAATCTCGCGTTCAGAAAGAAGTTCAGCAGATTGCCGAAGAGCTCTTGCAGCTTTATGCCGAGCGGGAGGTCGTCAAAGGACACCCGTTCGCCCCGCCCCCCTCCCTTTCGGAGGAGTTCGCGGCGGCGTTCGAATACGAGGAGACCCCCGATCAGCTCCGAGCGATCGAAGAGGTCCTCTCCGACATGGAGCAGCCCAAGCCGATGGACCGGCTCGTCTGCGGCGATGTCGGTTACGGCAAGACGGAGGTCGCGATGCGGGCCGCTTTCCAAGCGGTGATGGAGAACAAGCAGGTCGCCATGCTGGTGCCGACCACCCTGCTCGCGCAGCAGCACTATCAAAACTTCGCCAACCGCTTTGCCTCCTTTCCGGTCCGGGTGGAGGTCTTAAGCCGCTTCCGCTCCCGAAAAGAGCAAAAGGAAGTGGTCGCCGAGCTTCAAAAGGGAGGGGTCGATATCTTGATCGGCACCCATCGGCTACTTCAGAAAGACATTCACTTCCGGGACCTCGGATTGGTCATCATCGACGAGGAGCACCGCTTCGGCGTCCGGGCCAAGGAGCGGCTCAAGCAGCTTCGAAAACAGGTCGACGTCCTCACCCTGACCGCCACACCGATCCCCCGCACCCTGCAGATGGCGCTGGCGCAGGTCCGCAATCTCTCCGTCATCGAGACCCCGCCGGCCGATCGCCTGGCGATTCGGACGATCCTCGCCCCGTTCGATCCGACGATCATCCGCGAGGCGATCTTCCGGGAGCTGGTCCGGGGAGGACAGGTCTTCTTTGTCCACAATCGGGTCCATAACATCGAGCAGATCGGTCGCTTCCTGGCCGACCTGGTACCGGAGGCGAAGATCGCCGTCGCCCACGGCCAGATGCGGGAGCCGCTGTTGGAAGAGGTGATGCTCAAATTTCAGGCGAAGGAATACAATCTCCTGTTGACGACGACGATCATCGAATCGGGGATCGATATCCCCTCGGCCAATACCATGATCATCAACGACGCCGACCGATTCGGACTGGCCGAGCTCTACCAGCTTCGCGGGCGGGTCGGCCGCTCCGACGAGCAGGCCTATGCCTATCTGCTGGTGCGCGAGGGACGGATGCTCACCGAGGAGGCGCGGCAGCGGCTGCAGGCGATTCAGGAGTTCACCGAGCTCGGCTCGGGCTTCCGGATCGCCGCGCGCGACCTGGAGATCCGCGGCGCGGGGAACCTGTTGGGTCAGGAACAATCGGGACAGATCGCGGCGGTCGGCTTCGAGCTTTATTTAAAAATGATTGAAGACGCCGTGCAGCGGATCAAAGGGGTCGCGGTCGAGAAGGAGATCGAGCCGGCGCTGCAATTCCAGCTCTCCGCTTTTATACCGGACATATATATCCCCGACACCTATCAGCGGCTCTCGATCTACAAACGTCTTTCCAGCTGCGAGGAGGTGGAGGAGATCGATGCGATCCGAGGCGAGCTGGAAGACCGCTACGGCCCGCTTCCGGAGCCGGTGGTCCATCTCCTCCAGATCATCCAACTGAAGACGATGGCGAAAGCGCTCCGGATCGTGAAGATCGAAGAGAAAGAGCGGGTCCTCTCGTTCGTCTTCGATGAATCGGCCCAAATCACCGAAAATGACCTGCTCCGGCTGATGGAGACCCTCCGCAACCGGATTCACTTTACCTCCCACTACTCTTTTGAGATTCAGATCAAGAACCGCGCCTGGGAAGATCTCTTTCTCGATGTCGCCCATTGTCTCTCGACCCTGCAGAAAGGGAAAAAATGA